A region from the Plutella xylostella chromosome 8, ilPluXylo3.1, whole genome shotgun sequence genome encodes:
- the LOC105394264 gene encoding perilipin-4 isoform X35, producing MFSGIADGAFRSIGEKTASLFERKKKDAEQLAAEKAAEAAHTVEEQIKKTGEIIGGAQKSAADAASSAQGAGNSAVNALSDELNKVSLAAGEAKDAAAKAVADGKKAIDTTKDTVATTFDSTKKAAESAITSAKDTVSSTLQSTVDTTQKVASSALETGKTYASSAKDTVSSTVQSTVDTTQKLAQSAVETGKSYVGGAKDSTAKASQAAAESGKSFVSSAQDTVASTIQSTVDTTKNVANTAVETTKSVANSAVEKGKSYVDSAKETVASTVDSSKNVAASAVDKGVTLVGSAKDTVTNTVSTTLDTTKSVAASAVEKGTSLVGSAKGTVASTVDTTKNVAASAFEMGSSAIGSAKDTITGTIQSTVDTTKNVASSAFEKGTSLAGSAKDTVTSSVQGTVDTTKSVASSAFEKGSSLVGSAKDTLASTVDTTKNLGASAFEKGTSLVGTAKDTLASTVDSTKNVAASAIEKGTSAIGSAKDTIASTVDSTKNVAASAVDKGLSVATSAKDTISSTVASTVDSTKQAASTAFDTGSAFVGSAKDSIANKVQSTVETTKNVASAAVEKGSSMVETAKDSVASTVKSTVDNTKNVASAAVEKGSSLVGSAKVSVTSSFSIAKDNAEDIIDHNRNYVDDIEDSVEKAKHNVKSAVDDSTKAIDATTENMKNKFESTIKSSNKAADDAASEASDSINATVDSTKKAAEEAKAQALKAAEDAKEKARQAAEAAKEEARKAAEAAKEEAKKAANSAVEESKKAAESAVDSTLKRVEGAADEGLKNASAAVDAKLKNADKYLNEKRDALLSNISSAAHDGSEGAAGLLSKGLAAFPK from the exons atgttcagTGGAATAGCCG ATG GAGCGTTCCGAAGCATCGGTGAGAAGACCGCTTCACTCTTCGAGCGGAAGAAGAAGGACGCTGAACAGCTGGCTGCTGAGAAAGCGGCTGAGGCTGCTCACACGGTCGAGGAGCAGATCAAGAAGACCGGAGAGATCATCGGAGGGGCCCAGAAGAGCGCCGCCGATGCTGCCAGCTCAG CCCAAGGTGCTGGAAACTCTGCCGTGAACGCGCTGAGCGATGAGCTGAACAAGGTCAGCCTGGCTGCAGGGGAGGCCAAGGATGCCGCCGCCAAAGCAGTCGCTGACGGGAAAAAGGCCATCGACACTACTAAAG ATACAGTTGCCACAACTTTTGACAGCACAAAGAAAGCAGCGGAGTCCGCAATCACTTCAGCCAAAG ATACAGTATCAAGCACCCTCCAGAGTACTGTTGACACTACACAAAAAGTTGCTTCTTCCGCTTTGGAAACAGGAAAAACTTACGCTAGTAGCGCCAAAG ATACAGTCTCAAGCACAGTTCAAAGCACTGTAGACACAACACAAAAACTTGCACAGTCAGCCGTTGAAACTGGCAAATCTTATGTCGGAGGTGCTAAAG ATTCTACTGCAAAGGCCTCTCAGGCTGCAGCTGAATCTGGAAAATCATTTGTCTCTTCCGCTCAAG ATACGGTTGCAAGCACAATTCAGAGCACAGTAGATACCACTAAGAATGTTGCTAACACCGCAGTTGAGACCACAAAGAGTGTTGCTAACTCGGCTGTCGAGAAAGGCAAATCATATGTAGATAGTGCAAAAG AAACCGTAGCAAGCACCGTAGATTCATCAAAGAATGTTGCTGCGTCTGCAGTTGATAAAGGAGTAACTTTAGTGGGATCTGCCAAAG ATACCGTAACAAACACAGTATCTACAACTTTAGATACCACTAAATCAGTTGCTGCATCGGCAGTAGAAAAAGGCACTTCATTAGTTGGATCAGCTAAAG gcACAGTAGCTAGTACTGTAGATACGACCAAAAATGTAGCAGCATCTGCATTTGAAATGGGATCTTCAGCTATTGGTAGTGCAAAAG ATACGATCACTGGAACTATTCAAAGCACTGTAGATACCACAAAAAATGTAGCTTCATCGGCTTTTGAGAAAGGTACCTCACTAGCTGGATCTGCCAaag ACACAGTAACTAGTTCAGTCCAAGGCACAGTTGATACCACCAAATCAGTTGCTTCATCGGCTTTTGAAAAAGGTTCCTCATTAGTTGGAAGTGCCaaag ATACACTCGCTAGTACCGTAGATACCACCAAAAATTTGGGGGCTTCAGCTTTTGAGAAAGGCACATCTTTAGTTGGAACTGCAAAAG ataCACTTGCTAGCACTGTAGACTCTACTAAGAATGTAGCAGCTTCTGCTATTGAAAAGGGAACGTCAGCTATTGGTAGCGCTAAAG acACCATTGCAAGTACTGTTGATTCAACCAAAAATGTAGCAGCGTCTGCAGTTGATAAAGGACTGTCCGTTGCTACATCCGCTAAAG ATACGATATCTAGCACTGTTGCAAGCACTGTAGACTCAACCAAACAAGCTGCATCTACGGCATTCGATACTGGGTCAGCGTTTGTTGGAAGTGCTAAAG ATTCAATTGCTAACAAAGTTCAGAGCACTGtagaaacaacaaaaaatgtaGCCTCAGCTGCAGTTGAAAAGGGGTCATCAATGGTGGAAACTGCTAAAG ATAGCGTAGCTAGCACAGTTAAAAGCACTGTAGATAATACAAAGAACGTCGCATCTGCTGCTGTGGAAAAAGGTTCTTCATTAGTCGGGTCTGCTAAAG TTTCAGTCACTTCCTCATTTTCAATCGCAAAAGACAATGCTGAAGACATTATTGATCACAACAGAAACTACGTTGATGATATTGAAG ACTCTGTAGAAAAGGCTAAGCATAATGTAAAATCAGCAGTAGACGATAGCACAAAGGCCATTGATGCGACTACAG AGAACATGAAAAATAAGTTTGAATCAACTATTAAGAGTAGCAACAAGGCAGCCGATGATGCAGCAAGCGAAGCTAGTG ATTCGATAAACGCCACGGTCGACAGCACCAAGAAGGCTGCTGAAGAAGCCAAAGCTCAAGCCCTGAAAGCAGCTGAAGACGCCAAGGAAAAGGCTCGTCAAGCCGCTGAAGCCGCTAAGGAAGAGGCCAGGAAAGCTGCCGAGGCTGCCAAGGAAGAAGCTAAGAAAGCTGCCA aCTCAGCCGTAGAAGAGTCTAAGAAGGCGGCGGAGAGCGCGGTGGACAGCACGCTGAAGCGCGTGGAGGGCGCCGCGGACGAGGGGCTCAAGAACGCCAGCGCCGCCGTCGACGCCAAGCTCAAGAACGCCGACAAGTACTTGAACGAGAAACGGGATGCG TTGCTGTCCAACATTTCTTCAGCCGCTCACGATGGATCCGAGGGAGCAGCCGGTCTGCTGAGCAAGGGTCTGGCGGCTTTCCCCAAGTAA
- the LOC105394264 gene encoding perilipin-4 isoform X32, producing MFSGIADGAFRSIGEKTASLFERKKKDAEQLAAEKAAEAAHTVEEQIKKTGEIIGGAQKSAADAASSAQGAGNSAVNALSDELNKVSLAAGEAKDAAAKAVADGKKAIDTTKDTVATTFDSTKKAAESAITSAKDTVSSTLQSTVDTTQKVASSALETGKTYASSAKDTVSSTVQSTVDTTQKLAQSAVETGKSYVGGAKDYVSNTVNSTVDSTAKASQAAAESGKSFVSSAQDTVASTIQSTVDTTKNVANTAVETTKSVANSAVEKGKSYVDSAKETVASTVDSSKNVAASAVDKGVTLVGSAKDTVTNTVSTTLDTTKSVAASAVEKGTSLVGSAKGTVASTVDTTKNVAASAFEMGSSAIGSAKDTITGTIQSTVDTTKNVASSAFEKGTSLAGSAKDTVTSSVQGTVDTTKSVASSAFEKGSSLVGSAKDTLASTVDTTKNLGASAFEKGTSLVGTAKDTLASTVDSTKNVAASAIEKGTSAIGSAKDTIASTVDSTKNVAASAVDKGLSVATSAKDTISSTVASTVDSTKQAASTAFDTGSAFVGSAKDSIANKVQSTVETTKNVASAAVEKGSSMVETAKDSVASTVKSTVDNTKNVASAAVEKGSSLVGSAKVSVTSSFSIAKDNAEDIIDHNRNYVDDIEDSVEKAKHNVKSAVDDSTKAIDATTENMKNKFESTIKSSNKAADDAASEASDSINATVDSTKKAAEEAKAQALKAAEDAKEKARQAAEAAKEEARKAAEAAKEEAKKAANSAVEESKKAAESAVDSTLKRVEGAADEGLKNASAAVDAKLKNADKYLNEKRDALLSNISSAAHDGSEGAAGLLSKGLAAFPK from the exons atgttcagTGGAATAGCCG ATG GAGCGTTCCGAAGCATCGGTGAGAAGACCGCTTCACTCTTCGAGCGGAAGAAGAAGGACGCTGAACAGCTGGCTGCTGAGAAAGCGGCTGAGGCTGCTCACACGGTCGAGGAGCAGATCAAGAAGACCGGAGAGATCATCGGAGGGGCCCAGAAGAGCGCCGCCGATGCTGCCAGCTCAG CCCAAGGTGCTGGAAACTCTGCCGTGAACGCGCTGAGCGATGAGCTGAACAAGGTCAGCCTGGCTGCAGGGGAGGCCAAGGATGCCGCCGCCAAAGCAGTCGCTGACGGGAAAAAGGCCATCGACACTACTAAAG ATACAGTTGCCACAACTTTTGACAGCACAAAGAAAGCAGCGGAGTCCGCAATCACTTCAGCCAAAG ATACAGTATCAAGCACCCTCCAGAGTACTGTTGACACTACACAAAAAGTTGCTTCTTCCGCTTTGGAAACAGGAAAAACTTACGCTAGTAGCGCCAAAG ATACAGTCTCAAGCACAGTTCAAAGCACTGTAGACACAACACAAAAACTTGCACAGTCAGCCGTTGAAACTGGCAAATCTTATGTCGGAGGTGCTAAAG attacGTGTCTAACACAGTAAACTCCACTGTAGATTCTACTGCAAAGGCCTCTCAGGCTGCAGCTGAATCTGGAAAATCATTTGTCTCTTCCGCTCAAG ATACGGTTGCAAGCACAATTCAGAGCACAGTAGATACCACTAAGAATGTTGCTAACACCGCAGTTGAGACCACAAAGAGTGTTGCTAACTCGGCTGTCGAGAAAGGCAAATCATATGTAGATAGTGCAAAAG AAACCGTAGCAAGCACCGTAGATTCATCAAAGAATGTTGCTGCGTCTGCAGTTGATAAAGGAGTAACTTTAGTGGGATCTGCCAAAG ATACCGTAACAAACACAGTATCTACAACTTTAGATACCACTAAATCAGTTGCTGCATCGGCAGTAGAAAAAGGCACTTCATTAGTTGGATCAGCTAAAG gcACAGTAGCTAGTACTGTAGATACGACCAAAAATGTAGCAGCATCTGCATTTGAAATGGGATCTTCAGCTATTGGTAGTGCAAAAG ATACGATCACTGGAACTATTCAAAGCACTGTAGATACCACAAAAAATGTAGCTTCATCGGCTTTTGAGAAAGGTACCTCACTAGCTGGATCTGCCAaag ACACAGTAACTAGTTCAGTCCAAGGCACAGTTGATACCACCAAATCAGTTGCTTCATCGGCTTTTGAAAAAGGTTCCTCATTAGTTGGAAGTGCCaaag ATACACTCGCTAGTACCGTAGATACCACCAAAAATTTGGGGGCTTCAGCTTTTGAGAAAGGCACATCTTTAGTTGGAACTGCAAAAG ataCACTTGCTAGCACTGTAGACTCTACTAAGAATGTAGCAGCTTCTGCTATTGAAAAGGGAACGTCAGCTATTGGTAGCGCTAAAG acACCATTGCAAGTACTGTTGATTCAACCAAAAATGTAGCAGCGTCTGCAGTTGATAAAGGACTGTCCGTTGCTACATCCGCTAAAG ATACGATATCTAGCACTGTTGCAAGCACTGTAGACTCAACCAAACAAGCTGCATCTACGGCATTCGATACTGGGTCAGCGTTTGTTGGAAGTGCTAAAG ATTCAATTGCTAACAAAGTTCAGAGCACTGtagaaacaacaaaaaatgtaGCCTCAGCTGCAGTTGAAAAGGGGTCATCAATGGTGGAAACTGCTAAAG ATAGCGTAGCTAGCACAGTTAAAAGCACTGTAGATAATACAAAGAACGTCGCATCTGCTGCTGTGGAAAAAGGTTCTTCATTAGTCGGGTCTGCTAAAG TTTCAGTCACTTCCTCATTTTCAATCGCAAAAGACAATGCTGAAGACATTATTGATCACAACAGAAACTACGTTGATGATATTGAAG ACTCTGTAGAAAAGGCTAAGCATAATGTAAAATCAGCAGTAGACGATAGCACAAAGGCCATTGATGCGACTACAG AGAACATGAAAAATAAGTTTGAATCAACTATTAAGAGTAGCAACAAGGCAGCCGATGATGCAGCAAGCGAAGCTAGTG ATTCGATAAACGCCACGGTCGACAGCACCAAGAAGGCTGCTGAAGAAGCCAAAGCTCAAGCCCTGAAAGCAGCTGAAGACGCCAAGGAAAAGGCTCGTCAAGCCGCTGAAGCCGCTAAGGAAGAGGCCAGGAAAGCTGCCGAGGCTGCCAAGGAAGAAGCTAAGAAAGCTGCCA aCTCAGCCGTAGAAGAGTCTAAGAAGGCGGCGGAGAGCGCGGTGGACAGCACGCTGAAGCGCGTGGAGGGCGCCGCGGACGAGGGGCTCAAGAACGCCAGCGCCGCCGTCGACGCCAAGCTCAAGAACGCCGACAAGTACTTGAACGAGAAACGGGATGCG TTGCTGTCCAACATTTCTTCAGCCGCTCACGATGGATCCGAGGGAGCAGCCGGTCTGCTGAGCAAGGGTCTGGCGGCTTTCCCCAAGTAA
- the LOC105394264 gene encoding perilipin-4 isoform X39, whose product MFSGIADGAFRSIGEKTASLFERKKKDAEQLAAEKAAEAAHTVEEQIKKTGEIIGGAQKSAADAASSAQGAGNSAVNALSDELNKVSLAAGEAKDAAAKAVADGKKAIDTTKDTVATTFDSTKKAAESAITSAKDTVSSTLQSTVDTTQKVASSALETGKTYASSAKDTVSSTVQSTVDTTQKLAQSAVETGKSYVGGAKDYVSNTVNSTVDSTAKASQAAAESGKSFVSSAQDKVQSTVDVTKSMAQSTMDTTWTYFDYAKDTVQSTIQTAVDTSRTAAQSALDVGKTYVDSAKDTVASTVDHTYKAAGSAVETGKSYVGTAKDTVASTIQSTVDTTKNVANTAVETTKSVANSAVEKGKSYVDSAKETVASTVDSSKNVAASAVDKGVTLVGSAKDTVTNTVSTTLDTTKSVAASAVEKGTSLVGSAKGTVASTVDTTKNVAASAFEMGSSAIGSAKDTITGTIQSTVDTTKNVASSAFEKGTSLAGSAKDTVTSSVQGTVDTTKSVASSAFEKGSSLVGSAKDTISSTVASTVDSTKQAASTAFDTGSAFVGSAKDSVASTVKSTVDNTKNVASAAVEKGSSLVGSAKVSVTSSFSIAKDNAEDIIDHNRNYVDDIEDSVEKAKHNVKSAVDDSTKAIDATTENMKNKFESTIKSSNKAADDAASEASDSINATVDSTKKAAEEAKAQALKAAEDAKEKARQAAEAAKEEARKAAEAAKEEAKKAANSAVEESKKAAESAVDSTLKRVEGAADEGLKNASAAVDAKLKNADKYLNEKRDALLSNISSAAHDGSEGAAGLLSKGLAAFPK is encoded by the exons atgttcagTGGAATAGCCG ATG GAGCGTTCCGAAGCATCGGTGAGAAGACCGCTTCACTCTTCGAGCGGAAGAAGAAGGACGCTGAACAGCTGGCTGCTGAGAAAGCGGCTGAGGCTGCTCACACGGTCGAGGAGCAGATCAAGAAGACCGGAGAGATCATCGGAGGGGCCCAGAAGAGCGCCGCCGATGCTGCCAGCTCAG CCCAAGGTGCTGGAAACTCTGCCGTGAACGCGCTGAGCGATGAGCTGAACAAGGTCAGCCTGGCTGCAGGGGAGGCCAAGGATGCCGCCGCCAAAGCAGTCGCTGACGGGAAAAAGGCCATCGACACTACTAAAG ATACAGTTGCCACAACTTTTGACAGCACAAAGAAAGCAGCGGAGTCCGCAATCACTTCAGCCAAAG ATACAGTATCAAGCACCCTCCAGAGTACTGTTGACACTACACAAAAAGTTGCTTCTTCCGCTTTGGAAACAGGAAAAACTTACGCTAGTAGCGCCAAAG ATACAGTCTCAAGCACAGTTCAAAGCACTGTAGACACAACACAAAAACTTGCACAGTCAGCCGTTGAAACTGGCAAATCTTATGTCGGAGGTGCTAAAG attacGTGTCTAACACAGTAAACTCCACTGTAGATTCTACTGCAAAGGCCTCTCAGGCTGCAGCTGAATCTGGAAAATCATTTGTCTCTTCCGCTCAAG ATAAAGTTCAGAGCACCGTTGATGTAACTAAAAGTATGGCGCAATCTACAATGGACACAACTTGGACTTACTTCGACTATGCCAAAG ATACTGTACAAAGTACGATACAGACTGCTGTAGATACTTCGAGAACTGCCGCGCAATCTGCTTTGGATGTTGGAAAGACTTATGTTGATAGTGCTAAAG ACACAGTCGCAAGCACAGTTGACCACACATATAAGGCAGCTGGATCAGCAGTTGAAACAGGGAAAAGCTATGTTGGAACTGCTAAAG ATACGGTTGCAAGCACAATTCAGAGCACAGTAGATACCACTAAGAATGTTGCTAACACCGCAGTTGAGACCACAAAGAGTGTTGCTAACTCGGCTGTCGAGAAAGGCAAATCATATGTAGATAGTGCAAAAG AAACCGTAGCAAGCACCGTAGATTCATCAAAGAATGTTGCTGCGTCTGCAGTTGATAAAGGAGTAACTTTAGTGGGATCTGCCAAAG ATACCGTAACAAACACAGTATCTACAACTTTAGATACCACTAAATCAGTTGCTGCATCGGCAGTAGAAAAAGGCACTTCATTAGTTGGATCAGCTAAAG gcACAGTAGCTAGTACTGTAGATACGACCAAAAATGTAGCAGCATCTGCATTTGAAATGGGATCTTCAGCTATTGGTAGTGCAAAAG ATACGATCACTGGAACTATTCAAAGCACTGTAGATACCACAAAAAATGTAGCTTCATCGGCTTTTGAGAAAGGTACCTCACTAGCTGGATCTGCCAaag ACACAGTAACTAGTTCAGTCCAAGGCACAGTTGATACCACCAAATCAGTTGCTTCATCGGCTTTTGAAAAAGGTTCCTCATTAGTTGGAAGTGCCaaag ATACGATATCTAGCACTGTTGCAAGCACTGTAGACTCAACCAAACAAGCTGCATCTACGGCATTCGATACTGGGTCAGCGTTTGTTGGAAGTGCTAAAG ATAGCGTAGCTAGCACAGTTAAAAGCACTGTAGATAATACAAAGAACGTCGCATCTGCTGCTGTGGAAAAAGGTTCTTCATTAGTCGGGTCTGCTAAAG TTTCAGTCACTTCCTCATTTTCAATCGCAAAAGACAATGCTGAAGACATTATTGATCACAACAGAAACTACGTTGATGATATTGAAG ACTCTGTAGAAAAGGCTAAGCATAATGTAAAATCAGCAGTAGACGATAGCACAAAGGCCATTGATGCGACTACAG AGAACATGAAAAATAAGTTTGAATCAACTATTAAGAGTAGCAACAAGGCAGCCGATGATGCAGCAAGCGAAGCTAGTG ATTCGATAAACGCCACGGTCGACAGCACCAAGAAGGCTGCTGAAGAAGCCAAAGCTCAAGCCCTGAAAGCAGCTGAAGACGCCAAGGAAAAGGCTCGTCAAGCCGCTGAAGCCGCTAAGGAAGAGGCCAGGAAAGCTGCCGAGGCTGCCAAGGAAGAAGCTAAGAAAGCTGCCA aCTCAGCCGTAGAAGAGTCTAAGAAGGCGGCGGAGAGCGCGGTGGACAGCACGCTGAAGCGCGTGGAGGGCGCCGCGGACGAGGGGCTCAAGAACGCCAGCGCCGCCGTCGACGCCAAGCTCAAGAACGCCGACAAGTACTTGAACGAGAAACGGGATGCG TTGCTGTCCAACATTTCTTCAGCCGCTCACGATGGATCCGAGGGAGCAGCCGGTCTGCTGAGCAAGGGTCTGGCGGCTTTCCCCAAGTAA
- the LOC105394264 gene encoding perilipin-4 isoform X23 → MFSGIADGAFRSIGEKTASLFERKKKDAEQLAAEKAAEAAHTVEEQIKKTGEIIGGAQKSAADAASSAQGAGNSAVNALSDELNKVSLAAGEAKDAAAKAVADGKKAIDTTKDTVATTFDSTKKAAESAITSAKDTVSSTLQSTVDTTQKVASSALETGKTYASSAKDTVSSTVQSTVDTTQKLAQSAVETGKSYVGGAKDYVSNTVNSTVDSTAKASQAAAESGKSFVSSAQDKVQSTVDVTKSMAQSTMDTTWTYFDYAKDTVQSTIQTAVDTSRTAAQSALDVGKTYVDSAKDTVASTVDHTYKAAGSAVETGKSYVGTAKDTVASTIQSTVDTTKNVANTAVETTKSVANSAVEKGKSYVDSAKETVASTVDSSKNVAASAVDKGVTLVGSAKDTVTNTVSTTLDTTKSVAASAVEKGTSLVGSAKGTVASTVDTTKNVAASAFEMGSSAIGSAKDTITGTIQSTVDTTKNVASSAFEKGTSLAGSAKDTVTSSVQGTVDTTKSVASSAFEKGSSLVGSAKDTLASTVDTTKNLGASAFEKGTSLVGTAKDTLASTVDSTKNVAASAIEKGTSAIGSAKDTIASTVDSTKNVAASAVDKGLSVATSAKDTISSTVASTVDSTKQAASTAFDTGSAFVGSAKDSVASTVKSTVDNTKNVASAAVEKGSSLVGSAKDSVEKAKHNVKSAVDDSTKAIDATTENMKNKFESTIKSSNKAADDAASEASDSINATVDSTKKAAEEAKAQALKAAEDAKEKARQAAEAAKEEARKAAEAAKEEAKKAANSAVEESKKAAESAVDSTLKRVEGAADEGLKNASAAVDAKLKNADKYLNEKRDALLSNISSAAHDGSEGAAGLLSKGLAAFPK, encoded by the exons atgttcagTGGAATAGCCG ATG GAGCGTTCCGAAGCATCGGTGAGAAGACCGCTTCACTCTTCGAGCGGAAGAAGAAGGACGCTGAACAGCTGGCTGCTGAGAAAGCGGCTGAGGCTGCTCACACGGTCGAGGAGCAGATCAAGAAGACCGGAGAGATCATCGGAGGGGCCCAGAAGAGCGCCGCCGATGCTGCCAGCTCAG CCCAAGGTGCTGGAAACTCTGCCGTGAACGCGCTGAGCGATGAGCTGAACAAGGTCAGCCTGGCTGCAGGGGAGGCCAAGGATGCCGCCGCCAAAGCAGTCGCTGACGGGAAAAAGGCCATCGACACTACTAAAG ATACAGTTGCCACAACTTTTGACAGCACAAAGAAAGCAGCGGAGTCCGCAATCACTTCAGCCAAAG ATACAGTATCAAGCACCCTCCAGAGTACTGTTGACACTACACAAAAAGTTGCTTCTTCCGCTTTGGAAACAGGAAAAACTTACGCTAGTAGCGCCAAAG ATACAGTCTCAAGCACAGTTCAAAGCACTGTAGACACAACACAAAAACTTGCACAGTCAGCCGTTGAAACTGGCAAATCTTATGTCGGAGGTGCTAAAG attacGTGTCTAACACAGTAAACTCCACTGTAGATTCTACTGCAAAGGCCTCTCAGGCTGCAGCTGAATCTGGAAAATCATTTGTCTCTTCCGCTCAAG ATAAAGTTCAGAGCACCGTTGATGTAACTAAAAGTATGGCGCAATCTACAATGGACACAACTTGGACTTACTTCGACTATGCCAAAG ATACTGTACAAAGTACGATACAGACTGCTGTAGATACTTCGAGAACTGCCGCGCAATCTGCTTTGGATGTTGGAAAGACTTATGTTGATAGTGCTAAAG ACACAGTCGCAAGCACAGTTGACCACACATATAAGGCAGCTGGATCAGCAGTTGAAACAGGGAAAAGCTATGTTGGAACTGCTAAAG ATACGGTTGCAAGCACAATTCAGAGCACAGTAGATACCACTAAGAATGTTGCTAACACCGCAGTTGAGACCACAAAGAGTGTTGCTAACTCGGCTGTCGAGAAAGGCAAATCATATGTAGATAGTGCAAAAG AAACCGTAGCAAGCACCGTAGATTCATCAAAGAATGTTGCTGCGTCTGCAGTTGATAAAGGAGTAACTTTAGTGGGATCTGCCAAAG ATACCGTAACAAACACAGTATCTACAACTTTAGATACCACTAAATCAGTTGCTGCATCGGCAGTAGAAAAAGGCACTTCATTAGTTGGATCAGCTAAAG gcACAGTAGCTAGTACTGTAGATACGACCAAAAATGTAGCAGCATCTGCATTTGAAATGGGATCTTCAGCTATTGGTAGTGCAAAAG ATACGATCACTGGAACTATTCAAAGCACTGTAGATACCACAAAAAATGTAGCTTCATCGGCTTTTGAGAAAGGTACCTCACTAGCTGGATCTGCCAaag ACACAGTAACTAGTTCAGTCCAAGGCACAGTTGATACCACCAAATCAGTTGCTTCATCGGCTTTTGAAAAAGGTTCCTCATTAGTTGGAAGTGCCaaag ATACACTCGCTAGTACCGTAGATACCACCAAAAATTTGGGGGCTTCAGCTTTTGAGAAAGGCACATCTTTAGTTGGAACTGCAAAAG ataCACTTGCTAGCACTGTAGACTCTACTAAGAATGTAGCAGCTTCTGCTATTGAAAAGGGAACGTCAGCTATTGGTAGCGCTAAAG acACCATTGCAAGTACTGTTGATTCAACCAAAAATGTAGCAGCGTCTGCAGTTGATAAAGGACTGTCCGTTGCTACATCCGCTAAAG ATACGATATCTAGCACTGTTGCAAGCACTGTAGACTCAACCAAACAAGCTGCATCTACGGCATTCGATACTGGGTCAGCGTTTGTTGGAAGTGCTAAAG ATAGCGTAGCTAGCACAGTTAAAAGCACTGTAGATAATACAAAGAACGTCGCATCTGCTGCTGTGGAAAAAGGTTCTTCATTAGTCGGGTCTGCTAAAG ACTCTGTAGAAAAGGCTAAGCATAATGTAAAATCAGCAGTAGACGATAGCACAAAGGCCATTGATGCGACTACAG AGAACATGAAAAATAAGTTTGAATCAACTATTAAGAGTAGCAACAAGGCAGCCGATGATGCAGCAAGCGAAGCTAGTG ATTCGATAAACGCCACGGTCGACAGCACCAAGAAGGCTGCTGAAGAAGCCAAAGCTCAAGCCCTGAAAGCAGCTGAAGACGCCAAGGAAAAGGCTCGTCAAGCCGCTGAAGCCGCTAAGGAAGAGGCCAGGAAAGCTGCCGAGGCTGCCAAGGAAGAAGCTAAGAAAGCTGCCA aCTCAGCCGTAGAAGAGTCTAAGAAGGCGGCGGAGAGCGCGGTGGACAGCACGCTGAAGCGCGTGGAGGGCGCCGCGGACGAGGGGCTCAAGAACGCCAGCGCCGCCGTCGACGCCAAGCTCAAGAACGCCGACAAGTACTTGAACGAGAAACGGGATGCG TTGCTGTCCAACATTTCTTCAGCCGCTCACGATGGATCCGAGGGAGCAGCCGGTCTGCTGAGCAAGGGTCTGGCGGCTTTCCCCAAGTAA